Proteins encoded within one genomic window of Maylandia zebra isolate NMK-2024a unplaced genomic scaffold, Mzebra_GT3a scaffold12, whole genome shotgun sequence:
- the LOC143416121 gene encoding uncharacterized protein LOC143416121, with the protein MADLPVDRLTPMPPFTSVGLDVFGPWTVTTRRTRGGSADSKRWAVLFTCMSTRAVHIELIETMSTSSFINALRRFFCIRGPAQILRSDRGTNFVGACNELQIDHKDTELNSYLQEKGCTWLFNPPHSSHMGGSWERLIGVARRILDGILLKAVHVQLTHEVLSTFMAEVMAIMNARPLVPVSTDPDKPNLTPAMLLTQKVNALSAPTGSFGPPDLYSKQWKQVQCLADSFWKQWKSEYLSTLQQRRKWTDDKTNIKVGDVVLLKDALAHRNDWSMGKVVRTFESKDNKVRKAEVKTVKDGNEKVFLRPIADMVLLLSSDK; encoded by the coding sequence ATGGCAGATTTACCCGTGGACAGGCTGACACCAATGCCACCGTTCACTAGTGTAGGACTGGATGTCTTTGGACCCTGGACGGTCACCACACGTCGCACCAGAGGAGGGAGTGCAGACAGTAAACGATGGGCTGTGCTTTTCACCTGCATGTCCACGAGAGCTGTGCACATTGAGCTCATTGAAACAATGTCAACATCCAGCTTCATCAATGCGCTGAGGAGATTTTTCTGCATCCGTGGACCTGCTCAAATACTCAGATCTGATAGAGGTACAAATTTTGTTGGAGCATGCAATGAGTTGCAAATTGATCACAAGGACACAGAACTAAACTCATACCTGCAAGAGAAAGGATGCACATGGCTGTTTAATCCCCCACACTCGTCACACATGGGTGGCTCGTGGGAGAGACTTATTGGAGTAGCAAGGCGCATCCTAGATGGTATTCTGTTGAAAGCCGTACATGTCCAACTAACGCATGAAGTGTTAAGTACATTCATGGCAGAAGTAATGGCAATAATGAATGCAAGACCACTTGTACCAGTCTCAACAGATCCAGACAAACCAAACCTCACTCCAGCAATGCTCCTTACACAAAAGGTCAATGCATTATCTGCACCAACAGGAAGCTTTGGACCGCCAGACCTCTACTCAAAGCAATGGAAGCAAGTACAGTGTTTGGCAGACTCTTTTTGGAAACAGTGGAAAAGTGAATATCTTTCAACACTACAGCAAAGGAGAAAATGGACTGAtgataaaacaaacataaaagttGGTGATGTTGTGTTATTGAAAGATGCTCTCGCACACAGAAATGACTGGTCCATGGGAAAAGTTGTAAGAACATTTGAGAGCAAGGACAATAAGGTTCGAAAAGCAGAAGTAAAGACTGTGAAAGATGGAaatgaaaaagtgtttttgagACCCATCGCTGATATGGTTTTGCTTTTATCAAGTGATAAATAA